TGACGACGTGGTTCAGAGTGACGGCGACGAAGAACGACCTGACGTCGCTCCCTTCCAACGAGGCACCGATCTATGCCTCTGGCGGCGAAGGCGCCCTGAGCCTGGCGGCCTAGGGGGGACCGGGGGGTCGCGGACCGGGTAGGCACGGCCAGGCCACCTACTCCTACCCCTACCCCTGACCCCCGAACCCTGAACCCTTGGCCCGGTCCGCTGGTATCCTGCCCGTCGGTCTTCATGAACGTTTTGATATTGGGGTGCGGCCGGAGCGGGGCGATGCTGGCTTTGCACCTTTCCGCCGACGGCCATAACGTCACCCTTGTCGAGAGGGACCCCGAGGCGCTCCGCCGCTTGGGCACCAGCTATCCGTGCCGGATCGTGGTCGGAGACGGTTTGGACGAAGACGTGCTCCTGAAGGCGGGCGTCGCCGAAGCCGACGCGTTCATGGCGATGACGCGGGGGGACAACACGAACCTGATGGCCGCACAGATCGTCCAGCGCAAGTATAAGGTCGCACGGATCGCGGTCAAGGTGGCCGATCCGATGCGGGCGGAGGCGTACCGAAAGTTGGGGCTGTTCTGCATCAACGCGAGCGCCCTCATC
The Armatimonadota bacterium DNA segment above includes these coding regions:
- a CDS encoding TrkA family potassium uptake protein, which gives rise to MNVLILGCGRSGAMLALHLSADGHNVTLVERDPEALRRLGTSYPCRIVVGDGLDEDVLLKAGVAEADAFMAMTRGDNTNLMAAQIVQRKYKVARIAVKVADPMRAEAYRKLGLFCINASALIAGMCRDFLSENDYKSIDQYNVMITPPTGGN